A window of Terriglobales bacterium genomic DNA:
AGCGATTTCGGCCGTGAGCTGGATTCTTTGGCCGACGTCATTACGTTTGGCGTGGCGCCCGCCATGCTTGCCTGGGTGTGGGGATTTCGGCAGCTAGGTCCAATAACGGGTCACGATATCGCTGCTCGTACCGCACAGATCGGTGCGATTCTGACTTTTGCTTTCCTGATCGCAGGAGCTGCTCGGTTAGCGCGATTCAACATTCAGAGCAACCCCCAGCCGTCCAATCCTGGCCGCCCGGGCAAACGTTACTTTGTGGGCCTGCCGATACCGGCTGCTGCGGGGTGCATTGCGGCTGTAGTACATTTCGGGGAAGGAGACCCCATCGACACCTGGTGGATCGCCATGCTGTGGGCGATTTATGTTTTCAGTGCGGCTTTGCTGATGGTAAGCACCTGGCGTTTCTACAGCTTTAAAGATATTGACCTGCGAAGTCCTCACCCATTCCGCGTGGTGATTCTGGTTGGGCTTCTGGTCGCTGGAATCTGGTATTTCTCGCGTCCGCTGCTGCTGGTGTTATCGGTGGGCTACATGCTTTCCGGCGTGATCATTCGTATGATGTACCTGCTTCGTCATCACAAGACCCCAGAGTACAAGCAAGCGCCGGAGGCGCAATGAACGGGCGCGAATCTAAACCCGCGACCGGGCGTTCTGCGGCTGCTACGCAGGGGCTCTATCGCGTAGCCATCGTTGGGGCCGGCACCTTGAAGGGCAAGGAACTGGCGGAGATCCTTCCCGAGACCAACATTCCTACGGTTGACGTCAAGCTGCTTGATGATGACGAGTCGCTCGGCCAACTGGAAGCCGTTGGCGACGAAATGACCTTCTTCCAGACTGTCACCCGCGACAATTTTGATAGCGTGGACTTCGCCTTCTTTGCTTCGGAAGAGAAATTCACCCG
This region includes:
- a CDS encoding phosphatidylcholine/phosphatidylserine synthase, which codes for MESEQPERQAEMFRRESDFRRPRRFRKGIYILPSLATTFNIAFGYYALWHTFIGSPAEPWHYDNAAKAIGFAVVLDGLDGRIARMTNTTSDFGRELDSLADVITFGVAPAMLAWVWGFRQLGPITGHDIAARTAQIGAILTFAFLIAGAARLARFNIQSNPQPSNPGRPGKRYFVGLPIPAAAGCIAAVVHFGEGDPIDTWWIAMLWAIYVFSAALLMVSTWRFYSFKDIDLRSPHPFRVVILVGLLVAGIWYFSRPLLLVLSVGYMLSGVIIRMMYLLRHHKTPEYKQAPEAQ